In one Umezawaea sp. Da 62-37 genomic region, the following are encoded:
- a CDS encoding SigE family RNA polymerase sigma factor — MEFAEYVARQRPALMRFATVLTCRTWLAEDLVSDVLGRAFERWERISVMAEPNAYVRRMVVNEYLSWRRRLTRMSPRAEVGPIAISDGADERAERDAMIRRLAGLPRKQRAAVVLRYYAGLSDREIAAQLGCREPTVRSQIHRALKVLRVDLTASAPDFQETS; from the coding sequence ATGGAGTTCGCTGAATACGTGGCAAGGCAGCGTCCCGCGCTGATGCGGTTCGCCACGGTCCTGACGTGCCGGACATGGCTGGCCGAGGATCTGGTGAGCGACGTGCTGGGCCGGGCGTTCGAGCGCTGGGAGCGGATCTCGGTGATGGCCGAGCCGAACGCCTACGTGCGGCGGATGGTCGTCAACGAGTACCTGTCCTGGCGCAGGAGGCTGACCCGGATGTCACCGCGCGCCGAGGTCGGGCCGATCGCGATCTCCGACGGCGCGGACGAGCGCGCCGAGCGGGACGCGATGATCCGCCGCCTCGCCGGTCTGCCCAGGAAGCAGCGCGCGGCCGTGGTCCTGCGCTACTACGCGGGCCTGTCCGACAGGGAGATCGCCGCGCAGCTGGGGTGCCGGGAACCGACCGTGCGCAGCCAGATCCACCGGGCCCTCAAAGTTCTGCGCGTCGACCTCACCGCCAGCGCCCCCGACTTCCAGGAGACCTCATGA